In Mucilaginibacter celer, one DNA window encodes the following:
- a CDS encoding c-type cytochrome, with protein MLKKLKLRRSHALIFGLIIIIGVVIWLWPPVKTEPQWPKTFGYGKTATQQEIAKLDIDVRPDGKGLPAGSGNVPNGAIIYANKCAACHAADGKEIKGVKLPGPPLVIGDGKTKTIGNYWPYATTLFDYVRRAMPYNAPGSLTNDEVYSLCAWLLNQNKITTASQVMNAHTLPQVKMPAQKLFIVDNRKGGPEVK; from the coding sequence ATGCTGAAAAAGTTAAAGCTAAGGCGAAGCCATGCCCTCATTTTTGGGTTGATCATCATTATTGGCGTGGTGATCTGGCTTTGGCCTCCAGTTAAAACAGAGCCGCAATGGCCAAAAACTTTTGGCTATGGTAAAACTGCTACGCAGCAGGAAATTGCCAAACTGGATATTGATGTACGACCCGATGGCAAAGGTTTACCCGCGGGTAGTGGTAATGTGCCAAACGGTGCTATTATTTACGCAAATAAATGCGCAGCCTGCCACGCCGCCGATGGCAAGGAGATAAAAGGCGTTAAATTGCCCGGTCCGCCACTGGTAATTGGCGACGGTAAAACCAAAACCATAGGCAATTACTGGCCTTATGCTACCACTTTATTTGATTATGTGCGAAGGGCTATGCCGTATAACGCACCGGGTTCGCTTACTAATGATGAGGTGTATAGCCTTTGCGCATGGCTGCTTAATCAAAACAAAATCACTACTGCAAGCCAGGTAATGAATGCACATACGCTTCCGCAGGTAAAAATGCCGGCGCAAAAACTTTTTATTGTTGACAACCGCAAAGGCGGCCCTGAAGTAAAATAA
- a CDS encoding YeiH family protein has protein sequence MSTTTTKLTLHEDWAVVILGSLIIILSLAGLLLPVPTFAWKTGADLTGTVLGSVNLVKILLQFVFVAIIGGIGALITGKSVKNYALGFPLVYIVTILALVLAGSSQAKSLNLEAVIFSLVLGLLISNFIKLPEWLKSSLSTELFVKIGLVLLGTSVIFGDILKAGSLGLIQALLVVTSVWYFAYWVCKKLKVDDEIAMMISSAVSICGVSAAIATAGAIKGDSKKLSYVISMVLITAIPMMIFMPIIAHYFKFSQAVTGAWLGGSIDTTGAVVASGSLVGETALKISTIVKFSQNVLLGLAAFAISIYWTYTKHPSAQDKETKPTLKVIWERFPKFVLGFIGASLLFSFFLPPSAAATVKDSLKNLQGLWFALAFTSIGLETNFADLFNKNSKKPLYAFLIAQTFNIFITLAIALVLF, from the coding sequence ATGTCAACCACCACTACTAAACTAACCCTGCACGAAGATTGGGCAGTAGTTATTTTAGGTTCCCTCATCATTATCCTGTCGCTGGCAGGCCTGCTTTTACCGGTACCAACTTTCGCCTGGAAAACCGGTGCCGATTTAACCGGTACGGTATTGGGTTCGGTAAACCTGGTTAAAATACTTTTGCAATTTGTTTTCGTAGCTATCATCGGAGGCATCGGCGCACTGATCACCGGTAAATCGGTAAAGAACTACGCACTTGGTTTCCCGTTGGTTTATATCGTTACCATACTGGCATTGGTGCTGGCGGGCAGCAGCCAGGCTAAGTCGCTTAACCTTGAGGCAGTGATCTTCAGCCTTGTTTTAGGTTTGCTCATCAGCAATTTTATAAAACTGCCTGAGTGGTTAAAATCATCACTGTCAACCGAGCTGTTTGTTAAAATAGGTTTAGTGCTTTTAGGCACCAGTGTAATTTTTGGTGATATTTTAAAAGCAGGATCTTTGGGCCTGATCCAGGCATTGTTGGTGGTAACATCAGTATGGTACTTTGCTTACTGGGTTTGTAAAAAACTGAAAGTTGATGACGAGATTGCCATGATGATCTCGAGCGCGGTATCTATCTGCGGTGTATCTGCAGCGATAGCTACCGCCGGCGCTATTAAAGGCGATTCAAAAAAATTATCCTATGTAATATCGATGGTATTGATCACTGCTATCCCAATGATGATCTTTATGCCCATCATCGCCCATTATTTTAAATTTTCGCAGGCGGTTACCGGTGCCTGGTTAGGCGGTAGTATCGATACCACCGGGGCGGTTGTGGCATCAGGTTCATTAGTTGGCGAAACGGCTTTAAAGATCAGCACCATCGTTAAATTTTCGCAAAATGTTTTGCTGGGTTTAGCCGCTTTTGCTATCTCTATTTACTGGACCTACACCAAACATCCATCGGCACAGGATAAAGAAACCAAGCCGACACTGAAAGTGATCTGGGAGCGCTTTCCAAAATTTGTATTGGGCTTTATCGGTGCGTCGCTGCTGTTCTCGTTCTTCCTGCCGCCATCGGCAGCAGCTACCGTAAAAGATAGCCTGAAGAATTTGCAGGGACTTTGGTTTGCGCTGGCATTTACCAGCATAGGTTTGGAAACCAACTTTGCCGATCTGTTTAACAAAAACAGCAAAAAGCCTTTGTACGCGTTTTTGATAGCACAAACCTTTAATATTTTCATTACGCTGGCCATTGCGCTGGTGCTATTTTAA
- the soxC gene encoding sulfite dehydrogenase — translation MEQRDRSIKTTEKKISRRTLLGGALATAILPVTSAFAKYVQIGVLTVPDPTKQPGPLPGKVGTRSPFEVPVKKPSDISSRSPLQDLYSTITPSDLHFERHHAGVPAIDPNQYELLIHGMVDRPMKFSLHDLKRFPSVTRTCFIECAGNFRTGKEDMTVQEILGLTSQSEWTGVMLSTLFRELRVDPKATWFLAEGGDAAVLTRSIPMHKAWDDAMIAYAQNGEAIRPEQGYPARLLLPGWEGNTNVKWLRRIEISDAPYFTREETSKYTYPVKDKIRMFSFEMDARSIITYPSFPQKVERGWIEIRGLAWSGRGKVIKVEVSTDAGKNWNEARLQGPVLEKAHTYFRYLWQWNGAETEIMSRVTDETGYTQPTLKQLIDARGKDIGGYHMNPVTAWRVKRDGSVLFKPEKH, via the coding sequence ATGGAACAACGGGATCGGTCAATAAAAACAACCGAAAAAAAGATAAGCCGCCGCACATTGCTGGGTGGTGCCCTGGCTACGGCTATATTGCCGGTAACATCTGCGTTTGCAAAATACGTACAAATAGGTGTGCTCACGGTGCCTGATCCTACCAAACAACCCGGCCCGTTGCCGGGTAAAGTTGGTACTCGTTCGCCGTTTGAAGTGCCGGTTAAAAAGCCGTCGGATATTTCATCGCGCTCGCCCTTACAGGATCTGTATAGTACCATCACCCCGTCTGATCTGCATTTTGAGCGCCACCATGCCGGTGTGCCTGCTATCGATCCAAATCAATACGAGTTGCTGATTCATGGCATGGTGGATAGGCCGATGAAGTTTAGCCTGCACGATCTGAAACGCTTTCCATCCGTAACCCGAACCTGCTTCATTGAATGTGCCGGTAATTTTCGCACCGGGAAAGAGGACATGACTGTGCAGGAAATCCTCGGCCTTACCAGCCAAAGCGAGTGGACTGGGGTAATGCTTTCAACCTTGTTCCGTGAACTGAGGGTTGACCCGAAAGCAACCTGGTTTTTAGCCGAAGGTGGAGACGCCGCAGTACTTACCCGGAGCATCCCGATGCATAAAGCCTGGGATGATGCCATGATTGCATACGCCCAAAACGGCGAAGCCATACGGCCGGAGCAAGGCTATCCGGCAAGGCTCTTACTGCCCGGGTGGGAGGGAAACACCAATGTAAAATGGCTCAGACGAATAGAAATTTCTGATGCCCCTTATTTTACCCGCGAAGAAACATCAAAATATACTTACCCGGTTAAGGATAAAATCAGGATGTTTAGCTTTGAGATGGATGCACGATCTATCATTACATATCCTTCATTCCCTCAAAAGGTTGAACGCGGTTGGATCGAGATCCGCGGTTTGGCCTGGAGCGGCAGGGGAAAGGTAATAAAAGTGGAGGTAAGCACGGATGCCGGCAAAAACTGGAATGAAGCGCGGTTACAGGGACCGGTTTTAGAAAAAGCGCATACTTATTTCCGTTACCTGTGGCAATGGAACGGTGCCGAAACGGAAATTATGAGTCGGGTTACTGATGAAACCGGATACACGCAACCAACTCTAAAGCAATTGATTGATGCCCGTGGAAAAGATATCGGAGGTTACCACATGAACCCCGTTACCGCATGGCGGGTTAAACGGGACGGGAGTGTGTTGTTTAAACCGGAGAAACATTAG